The Brachybacterium huguangmaarense genome contains a region encoding:
- the rplV gene encoding 50S ribosomal protein L22, protein MEAKAQVRYLRMSPMKARRVVDLIRGKSTGEALDTLRFAPQAASEPVLKLVESAIANARVKADQAGERFDERELVVSAAFVDEGPTMKRFQPRAQGRAFQIKKRTSHVTVVVAPAKK, encoded by the coding sequence ATGGAAGCCAAGGCGCAGGTGCGGTATCTCCGCATGTCGCCCATGAAGGCCCGGCGCGTCGTGGACCTGATTCGTGGCAAGAGCACGGGCGAGGCGCTGGACACCCTGCGGTTCGCACCGCAGGCCGCCAGCGAGCCCGTCCTCAAGCTCGTGGAATCCGCGATCGCCAACGCCCGTGTCAAGGCGGATCAGGCGGGGGAGCGCTTCGATGAGCGCGAGCTCGTCGTCTCCGCCGCGTTCGTCGACGAGGGCCCGACCATGAAGCGGTTCCAGCCGCGTGCTCAGGGTCGTGCCTTCCAGATCAAGAAGCGCACCAGCCACGTCACCGTGGTGGTCGCTCCCGCGAAGAAGTAA
- the rpsS gene encoding 30S ribosomal protein S19 → MPRSIAKGPFVDDHLQKKVDVANEKGTKNVIKTWSRRSVITPDFLGHTFAVHDGRKHVTVFVTESMVGHKLGEFAPTRTFKGHEKDDKKGRRR, encoded by the coding sequence ATGCCTCGCAGTATCGCCAAGGGCCCGTTCGTCGACGACCACCTGCAGAAGAAGGTGGACGTCGCCAACGAGAAGGGCACCAAGAACGTCATCAAGACCTGGTCGCGTCGTTCGGTCATCACCCCGGACTTCCTCGGCCACACCTTCGCAGTGCACGACGGCCGCAAGCACGTCACGGTGTTCGTCACCGAGTCGATGGTCGGCCACAAGCTCGGCGAGTTCGCTCCCACGCGGACTTTCAAGGGCCACGAGAAGGACGACAAGAAGGGGCGTCGTCGCTGA
- the rpsC gene encoding 30S ribosomal protein S3: MGQKVNPNGFRLGITTEHTSRWFADSTKEGQRYRDYVKEDVAIRKLMSEGLERAGISKVEIERTRDRVRVDLHTARPGIVIGRRGAEAERLRGELEKLTGKQIQLNILEVKNPEADAQLVAQNIAEQLASRVSFRRAMRKGMQSAQRAGAKGIRVAVSGRLGGAEMSRSEFYREGRVPLHTLRANIDYGFYEARTAFGRIGVKVWIYNGDVTAKELAAQAAAQAPRSGRGPRAERPRGRRNERNAAARREEQGSAPQAPAEQPASAPAETGTEA; the protein is encoded by the coding sequence GTGGGCCAGAAGGTCAATCCGAACGGGTTCCGCCTCGGGATCACCACGGAGCACACCAGCCGGTGGTTCGCCGACTCCACCAAGGAGGGGCAGCGTTACCGCGACTACGTGAAGGAAGACGTCGCGATCCGCAAGCTCATGTCCGAGGGGCTCGAGCGTGCCGGCATCTCCAAGGTCGAGATCGAGCGCACCCGTGATCGTGTCCGCGTCGATCTCCACACCGCCCGCCCGGGCATCGTCATCGGGCGCCGTGGTGCGGAGGCCGAGCGTCTGCGCGGTGAGCTCGAGAAGCTCACCGGCAAGCAGATCCAGCTGAACATCCTCGAGGTCAAGAACCCCGAGGCCGATGCGCAGCTGGTCGCCCAGAACATCGCCGAGCAGCTCGCGAGCCGCGTGTCGTTCCGACGCGCGATGCGCAAGGGCATGCAGTCCGCGCAGCGCGCCGGTGCCAAGGGCATCCGCGTGGCGGTCTCCGGCCGTCTGGGCGGCGCCGAGATGAGCCGCAGCGAGTTCTACCGCGAGGGTCGCGTGCCGCTGCACACCCTTCGCGCGAACATCGACTACGGCTTCTACGAGGCGCGCACCGCCTTCGGCCGCATCGGCGTGAAGGTGTGGATCTACAACGGCGACGTCACCGCCAAGGAGCTCGCGGCCCAGGCCGCGGCGCAGGCCCCCCGCTCCGGGCGCGGCCCGCGTGCCGAGCGCCCGCGCGGTCGTCGCAACGAGCGCAACGCCGCCGCTCGCCGGGAGGAGCAGGGCAGCGCCCCGCAGGCT